From Mycobacteriales bacterium, the proteins below share one genomic window:
- a CDS encoding redox-sensing transcriptional repressor Rex, translated as MSERQDPRVPRDADGVAGGRGVAARAARVAAKAARAAANVTGKSGPADTAPGATPFSVPSDRVRTVPEATVGRLAIYLRALSAFAEKGTTTVSSDALAAAAGVNSAKLRKDLSHLGSYGTRGVGYEVGILVEQISRALGLTRHRSVALIGVGNLGHALAGYGGFASRGFHVAALLDADPNRVGERISGLIVRHIDELDAIVRSERVSIGVIATPAEAGQAVCDQLVAAGVTSILNFAPVVLSVPAGVDVRKVDLAVELQILSFHEERKSAGPGDSDWGEVG; from the coding sequence GTGAGTGAGCGACAAGACCCCCGTGTGCCCCGGGACGCCGATGGCGTCGCCGGCGGACGAGGGGTCGCCGCTCGAGCCGCGAGGGTTGCGGCCAAGGCCGCCCGGGCCGCGGCCAACGTCACCGGCAAGTCCGGCCCGGCCGACACCGCCCCGGGGGCCACGCCGTTCTCCGTCCCCAGCGACCGGGTCCGGACCGTTCCCGAGGCCACGGTCGGCCGGCTGGCTATATACCTGCGGGCCCTCTCGGCCTTCGCCGAGAAGGGCACGACGACGGTGTCCTCCGATGCCCTTGCGGCCGCCGCCGGAGTCAACTCGGCGAAGCTGCGCAAGGACCTGTCGCACCTCGGCTCCTACGGGACGCGAGGCGTGGGCTACGAGGTCGGCATCCTCGTCGAGCAGATCTCCCGGGCGCTCGGGCTCACCCGGCACCGGTCGGTCGCCCTGATCGGGGTCGGCAACCTCGGTCACGCACTCGCCGGGTACGGCGGGTTTGCCAGTCGCGGGTTCCACGTCGCCGCGCTGCTCGATGCCGACCCGAACCGGGTCGGCGAGCGGATCTCCGGTCTCATCGTCCGCCACATCGACGAACTCGACGCCATCGTGCGGTCCGAGCGGGTGTCGATCGGGGTGATCGCTACGCCCGCCGAAGCCGGGCAGGCGGTCTGCGACCAACTGGTCGCCGCCGGCGTCACGAGCATCCTCAACTTCGCGCCGGTCGTGCTCTCCGTGCCGGCCGGCGTCGACGTCCGCAAGGTCGACCTCGCGGTCGAGCTGCAGATCCTCTCCTTCCACGAGGAGCGCAAGTCCGCGGGTCCCGGCGACTCCGATTGGGGTGAGGTCGGATGA
- a CDS encoding Rrf2 family transcriptional regulator — MHISAKVDYAVRALVELAVAKDPVVTADALAEAQAIPVRFLEGILRDLRRSRFVDSQRGAVGGYRLARKPEEITVADVIRAIDGPLAEVRGERPEHRAYNGPAKALQDVWIAVRASLRDVLESVTVADIAAGHLPTEVTSLTADPDAWAAH, encoded by the coding sequence GTGCATATTTCGGCGAAGGTGGACTACGCGGTCCGGGCTCTCGTGGAGCTCGCCGTGGCCAAGGACCCGGTCGTCACGGCTGACGCCCTCGCCGAGGCGCAGGCGATCCCGGTCCGGTTCCTCGAGGGCATCCTGCGCGACCTCCGGCGGTCCCGCTTCGTCGACAGCCAGCGCGGCGCCGTCGGCGGCTACCGGCTGGCGAGGAAGCCCGAGGAGATCACCGTGGCCGACGTCATCCGGGCCATCGACGGCCCGCTGGCGGAGGTTCGGGGTGAGCGGCCCGAGCACCGGGCCTACAACGGACCCGCCAAGGCCCTGCAGGACGTGTGGATCGCCGTACGGGCCAGCCTGCGCGACGTGCTCGAGTCGGTGACCGTCGCGGACATCGCTGCGGGGCACCTGCCCACCGAGGTGACGTCCCTCACGGCCGATCCGGACGCCTGGGCGGCGCACTGA
- the hemC gene encoding hydroxymethylbilane synthase: MTAHVPTSTGRRAVRLGTRASALARAQSGLVADALSGSTGGPVELVEITTAGDRSTRAVAELGGTGVFVSALRDALLAGDIDLAVHSYKDLPTAPAPGLVLAAVPAREDPRDVLVARDGARLDDLPAGARIGTGAPRRMAQLRAYRRDLDVVPVRGNVDTRVGKVADGTLDAVVLARAGLARLGRMDAVTEVLDPDRLLPAPAQGALAIECRADDTALRSALAALEHPEARATVTAERALLAALEAGCSAPVGALATLDAAEAADPVRPRTALVLRGIVAAIDGSAVVRLSTTGTITDAEEVGRRLAADLLAAGVSNLLGSSR, translated from the coding sequence ATGACCGCTCACGTCCCGACCTCGACCGGCCGCCGGGCGGTGCGCCTCGGCACCCGGGCCAGCGCCCTGGCCCGCGCGCAGTCCGGCCTCGTCGCCGACGCCCTGTCCGGATCCACCGGTGGGCCGGTCGAGCTGGTCGAGATCACCACCGCCGGCGACCGCTCCACCCGGGCCGTGGCCGAGCTCGGTGGCACCGGCGTCTTCGTCTCGGCGTTGCGTGATGCGCTGCTCGCCGGCGACATCGACCTGGCCGTGCACTCCTACAAGGATCTGCCCACCGCACCGGCGCCCGGCTTGGTCCTGGCTGCCGTGCCGGCTCGCGAGGATCCGCGCGACGTGCTCGTGGCCCGCGACGGTGCCCGCCTCGACGACCTGCCGGCCGGCGCGCGGATCGGCACCGGTGCACCGCGGCGGATGGCGCAGCTGCGCGCCTACCGGCGCGATCTCGACGTCGTACCGGTCCGCGGCAACGTCGACACCCGGGTCGGCAAGGTCGCCGACGGCACGCTGGACGCCGTCGTGCTGGCCCGCGCCGGACTCGCCCGGCTGGGCCGGATGGATGCCGTGACCGAGGTGCTCGACCCGGATCGGCTGCTGCCGGCACCCGCGCAGGGCGCCCTCGCCATTGAATGCCGCGCGGACGATACGGCGCTGCGTTCGGCGCTCGCCGCCCTCGAACATCCGGAGGCGCGGGCGACCGTCACCGCCGAGCGTGCGTTGCTCGCGGCGCTGGAGGCCGGCTGTTCCGCTCCGGTCGGCGCGCTGGCGACGCTGGATGCGGCCGAAGCCGCCGACCCGGTGCGCCCGCGCACCGCCCTTGTTCTCCGCGGCATCGTGGCCGCGATCGACGGCAGCGCCGTCGTACGACTGTCGACCACCGGAACGATCACCGACGCCGAGGAGGTGGGTCGACGGCTCGCCGCCGACCTGCTCGCCGCTGGCGTCTCGAATTTGTTGGGGAGCTCACGATGA
- the hemB gene encoding porphobilinogen synthase, with protein MAGFPTVRPRRLRSSPALRRLVASTRIDPAELVLPVFVKEGVDEPVPVSSMPGVVQHTVESLRRAAAEAVEAGVGGLLLFGVPAAKDAAGSGADADDGIVQQALRKLRADLGDETVLIADLCLCEYTDHGHCGPLRDDGQVDNDATLERYASVAVAQARAGAHMVAPSGMMDGQVGAIRAGLDTAGFGDLPIMAYSAKYASAFYGPFREAAEGAPRFGDRAGYQQDPARSVDEALREVRLDLAEGADAVMVKPALAYLDVLSRVRDAVDVPVAAYQVSGEYAMLEAAAARGWVDRDRAIMETLTAIRRAGADIVLTYRAVEVARRLG; from the coding sequence ATGGCCGGCTTCCCCACGGTGCGGCCGCGCCGGCTGCGCTCGTCCCCGGCGCTGCGGCGCCTGGTCGCGTCGACCCGGATCGATCCGGCGGAACTCGTGCTGCCGGTCTTCGTCAAGGAGGGCGTCGACGAGCCGGTGCCGGTGTCGTCGATGCCCGGGGTGGTGCAGCACACCGTCGAGTCACTGCGCCGGGCCGCGGCCGAGGCGGTCGAGGCCGGCGTCGGCGGGCTGCTGCTCTTCGGCGTCCCGGCGGCGAAGGATGCCGCCGGCAGCGGTGCCGACGCTGACGACGGCATCGTGCAGCAGGCGCTGCGCAAGCTGCGGGCCGACCTGGGCGACGAGACGGTGCTGATCGCCGACCTCTGCCTGTGCGAATACACCGACCACGGACACTGCGGGCCGCTGCGCGACGACGGTCAGGTCGACAACGACGCGACCCTCGAGCGTTACGCGTCGGTGGCCGTGGCGCAGGCCCGCGCCGGCGCGCACATGGTCGCGCCCAGCGGGATGATGGACGGTCAGGTCGGAGCCATCCGGGCCGGTCTCGATACGGCCGGTTTCGGGGACCTGCCGATCATGGCCTATTCGGCGAAATACGCATCGGCCTTCTACGGGCCGTTCCGGGAGGCGGCCGAGGGCGCGCCGCGCTTCGGTGACCGGGCCGGCTACCAGCAGGACCCGGCCCGATCCGTCGACGAGGCGCTGCGCGAGGTCAGGCTCGACCTCGCGGAGGGCGCCGACGCGGTGATGGTCAAGCCGGCGCTGGCCTACCTCGACGTCCTCTCCCGGGTGCGCGACGCCGTCGACGTACCCGTCGCGGCCTACCAGGTGTCCGGGGAATACGCCATGCTCGAGGCGGCCGCGGCCCGCGGCTGGGTCGACCGCGACAGGGCGATCATGGAGACGCTGACCGCCATCCGCCGGGCCGGCGCGGACATCGTGCTGACCTACAGGGCGGTCGAAGTCGCCCGCCGGCTGGGATGA
- a CDS encoding DUF3093 family protein — MSDRPPVYRESGASWRLLGAVFVLWVIGVAVDAALPGGLHAFGWALVLLVAAGAVGLATYARRSAGRVEVSHTDLVVGRETLPLSTVDSKFLFTDDAGGAAAGARILGGGSDLPKGRTPFPLRLADGTVVVVPCRDPAALGAALRTAVGN; from the coding sequence ATGAGCGACCGGCCGCCGGTCTACCGCGAGTCCGGGGCCTCGTGGCGTCTGCTCGGCGCCGTATTCGTCCTGTGGGTGATCGGCGTCGCGGTGGATGCGGCGTTGCCCGGCGGGCTGCATGCCTTCGGCTGGGCGCTGGTGCTGCTTGTCGCCGCCGGCGCCGTCGGCCTGGCGACCTACGCCCGCCGGAGCGCCGGCCGCGTCGAGGTGTCGCACACCGATCTCGTCGTCGGCCGGGAGACCCTACCGCTGTCCACAGTGGACTCGAAGTTCCTCTTCACCGACGACGCAGGCGGAGCCGCGGCCGGGGCCCGCATCCTCGGCGGGGGATCGGACCTGCCCAAGGGCCGTACGCCGTTCCCGCTGCGACTGGCCGACGGGACCGTCGTCGTGGTGCCGTGCCGCGACCCGGCGGCCCTGGGGGCGGCGCTTCGTACGGCCGTCGGCAACTGA
- a CDS encoding bifunctional uroporphyrinogen-III C-methyltransferase/uroporphyrinogen-III synthase, producing MTRPRKPVGQIAFVGAGPGDPGLLTLRATELLGRAGLVLTDPDVPDISALFPDLETRPAIGEPAEVAKALVTEARTGHDVVRLVAGDPLTTESVVKECQAVARTTVPFEIVPGIAPDTGVPSYSGVPLGSTRTVLDVRGAEIDRVDWSAIAAAPGPLVLTSLAADLGKLSASLVEHGWRAETQVSVTVDGTSASQRTVDSTLDGIERDAGEFAGSVVAVIGPIVSRRGKLSWWESRALYGWKVLVPRTKDQAGAMSERLRMHGAIAAEVPTIAVEPPRTPAQMERAIKGLVTGRFEWIVFTSVNAVRAVREKFDEFGLDARAFAGVKIACVGEATADAVRSYGIVPELVPSGDQSSEGLLADFPPYDEVLDPINRVLLPRADIATETLAAGLRERGWEIDDVTAYRTVRAAPPPAETREAIKGGGFDAVCFTSSSTVRNLVGIAGKPHARTVVACIGPQTADTAREFGLRVDVQPDEAQIPALVDALAAYAVTLRENGEASPPPRRRTSRPKSTDRAAQ from the coding sequence ATGACCCGCCCACGCAAGCCCGTCGGCCAGATCGCCTTCGTCGGGGCCGGACCCGGCGACCCGGGCCTGCTGACCCTGCGCGCCACCGAACTGCTCGGCCGAGCCGGCCTGGTACTCACCGACCCGGACGTGCCGGACATCAGCGCGCTGTTCCCCGACCTCGAGACCCGGCCGGCCATCGGCGAACCCGCCGAGGTCGCCAAGGCGCTGGTCACGGAGGCCCGCACCGGGCACGACGTGGTGCGCCTGGTCGCCGGTGACCCGCTGACCACCGAGTCGGTCGTCAAGGAGTGCCAGGCCGTGGCCCGCACCACGGTGCCGTTCGAGATCGTGCCGGGGATCGCGCCGGACACCGGGGTGCCGTCCTACTCCGGCGTGCCGCTGGGCTCCACCCGCACCGTCCTCGACGTACGCGGTGCCGAGATCGACCGGGTCGACTGGTCGGCCATCGCCGCGGCTCCGGGCCCACTGGTGTTGACCAGCCTCGCCGCCGATCTGGGCAAGCTGTCCGCCAGTCTGGTCGAGCACGGGTGGCGCGCCGAGACCCAGGTGAGCGTCACCGTCGACGGGACGTCGGCCAGCCAGCGCACCGTCGACAGCACGCTCGACGGCATCGAGCGGGACGCCGGCGAGTTCGCCGGGTCCGTCGTCGCCGTGATCGGCCCGATCGTCAGCCGGCGCGGAAAGCTCTCCTGGTGGGAGAGCCGGGCGCTCTACGGCTGGAAGGTGCTGGTGCCGCGCACCAAGGACCAGGCCGGGGCGATGAGTGAGCGGCTGCGGATGCACGGCGCGATCGCCGCGGAGGTGCCGACCATCGCGGTCGAGCCGCCGCGGACGCCGGCGCAGATGGAGCGGGCGATCAAGGGCCTGGTCACCGGCCGGTTCGAGTGGATCGTCTTCACCTCGGTCAACGCCGTGCGCGCGGTGCGGGAGAAGTTCGACGAGTTCGGGCTGGACGCCCGGGCGTTCGCCGGGGTCAAGATCGCCTGCGTCGGAGAGGCCACCGCCGACGCGGTCCGGTCCTACGGCATCGTGCCCGAACTCGTGCCGTCCGGCGACCAGTCCAGCGAGGGTCTGCTGGCCGACTTCCCGCCGTACGACGAGGTGCTCGACCCGATCAACCGGGTGTTGCTGCCGCGCGCGGACATCGCCACCGAGACGCTGGCGGCCGGACTCCGGGAGCGCGGCTGGGAGATCGACGACGTGACCGCCTACCGCACCGTGCGGGCGGCCCCGCCGCCGGCCGAGACGCGGGAGGCGATCAAGGGCGGTGGGTTCGACGCGGTGTGCTTCACCTCGTCGTCGACGGTCCGCAACCTCGTCGGTATCGCCGGCAAGCCGCACGCGCGCACGGTCGTGGCGTGCATCGGGCCGCAGACCGCCGATACGGCGCGGGAGTTCGGGCTGCGGGTCGACGTGCAGCCGGACGAGGCGCAGATCCCGGCGCTGGTCGACGCGCTGGCGGCTTACGCCGTGACCCTGCGGGAGAACGGCGAGGCCAGCCCGCCGCCGCGGCGTCGCACGTCGCGACCGAAGTCGACCGACCGCGCCGCGCAGTAG
- a CDS encoding glutamyl-tRNA reductase: MSLLAVGLSHRTAPVSLLEAFSVAPVDVPKTLHELTRSEHVGEALVLSTCNRVEVYVDVDKFHGGLFDVTAVLARHAGTDVSALGDHLYVHYEDAAVHHLFRVAAGLDSMVVGESQILGQLRTAYAVAVSEQTVGRLIHELAQRALSAGKRAHAETGIDKAGASVVSLALDAADDTLGTVAGRSAVVVGAGSMGALSGATLRRRGVGDLVIANRTAANAARLAATLSARAVGLDDLERVLADADLLISSTGSTSLVVPVDLLERAVAGRAGRPLVILDIGLPRDVDPAAAELPGVTYVDLDALRDAVSQSASGADIIAATDIVTHEAGAYLGWQRAVEVAPTVAALRAQATAVVDAELARLDAKLPGLDTRTRSEVAHAVRRTVSTLLHAPTVRVKQLAESPGGDVYAEALRELFGLAPAAVDSVTAVDPSEPPEARS, encoded by the coding sequence ATGAGCCTGCTCGCCGTCGGCCTCTCGCACCGCACCGCGCCCGTGTCGCTGCTCGAGGCGTTCAGCGTCGCCCCGGTCGACGTACCGAAGACGCTGCACGAGCTGACCCGCTCCGAGCACGTGGGCGAGGCGCTGGTGCTGTCGACCTGCAACCGGGTCGAGGTCTACGTCGACGTCGACAAGTTCCACGGCGGACTCTTCGACGTGACGGCCGTTCTCGCCCGACACGCCGGCACCGACGTGTCGGCGTTGGGCGACCACCTCTACGTCCACTACGAGGACGCCGCCGTCCACCATCTCTTCCGGGTGGCCGCCGGCCTCGACTCGATGGTCGTCGGCGAGTCGCAGATCCTCGGGCAGTTGCGGACGGCCTACGCCGTCGCCGTCTCGGAGCAGACCGTCGGGCGACTGATCCACGAACTGGCGCAGCGGGCGCTGTCCGCCGGCAAGCGGGCGCACGCCGAGACCGGCATCGACAAGGCCGGCGCCTCCGTGGTCTCGCTCGCCCTGGACGCGGCGGACGACACGCTCGGCACCGTCGCGGGCCGGTCCGCCGTGGTGGTCGGTGCGGGCTCGATGGGCGCGCTGTCGGGCGCCACCCTGCGTCGCCGCGGTGTCGGCGACCTGGTGATCGCCAACCGGACCGCCGCCAACGCGGCCCGGCTGGCTGCGACGCTGTCCGCCCGCGCGGTCGGTCTCGACGACCTCGAGCGGGTGCTCGCCGACGCCGATCTGCTCATCAGCTCGACCGGATCGACGTCCCTCGTCGTCCCGGTGGACCTGCTGGAGCGGGCCGTCGCCGGCCGGGCCGGCCGGCCGCTGGTGATCCTCGACATCGGACTGCCCCGCGACGTCGATCCGGCGGCCGCCGAGCTGCCCGGGGTCACCTACGTCGACCTCGACGCGTTGCGGGACGCGGTGTCGCAGTCGGCGAGTGGCGCCGACATCATCGCGGCCACCGACATCGTCACCCACGAAGCCGGCGCCTACCTCGGCTGGCAGCGGGCCGTCGAGGTCGCCCCGACGGTCGCCGCGCTGCGGGCCCAGGCCACCGCGGTCGTCGATGCCGAGCTGGCCCGGTTGGACGCCAAGCTGCCCGGCCTCGACACCCGGACGCGCTCCGAGGTCGCCCACGCCGTGCGGCGCACCGTGTCCACCCTGCTGCACGCGCCCACGGTGCGGGTCAAGCAGCTCGCCGAGTCTCCCGGTGGCGACGTCTACGCGGAGGCCCTGCGCGAGCTGTTCGGTCTGGCCCCGGCCGCCGTCGATTCGGTGACCGCGGTCGACCCGAGCGAGCCGCCGGAGGCCAGGTCATGA
- a CDS encoding glutamate--cysteine ligase — protein sequence MARTVGVEEEYLLMRGASPELAPTGDAVVESASDTSDGQFEHELRREQVELGTDPHESLADLEADLRHRRAELAQAGERRGTRLAALAISPLDDWAPAPTPEERYERMSEQFGIIARTELSCGMHVHVSVDSPDEGVAVVDRLQPWLAVLAALSANSPYLHGEDTGYASYRRILWGQWPTAGPTEPFGDVAGYERARAAMVVSGAAIDDGMIYFDARLSTRYPTVEVRVADVCPDAADAVTIAALTRGLVSTVAADWANGRDAVGVRHELLRAASWRAARYGIDGDLLDVVSTRLVPAFDLIADLVDLLTPALEDTGDAERVRRGLDLIRRRGTGARLQRDLVAAGGSFDDVVDAVVARTRN from the coding sequence ATGGCACGCACCGTGGGGGTCGAGGAGGAGTACCTGCTCATGCGGGGGGCCTCGCCGGAGTTGGCTCCGACCGGGGACGCGGTGGTCGAGTCTGCGTCGGACACCTCCGACGGCCAGTTCGAGCACGAGCTCCGGCGCGAGCAGGTCGAGCTCGGCACCGATCCGCACGAGTCACTGGCCGACCTCGAGGCCGACCTCAGGCACCGGCGGGCCGAGCTGGCTCAGGCCGGCGAGCGGCGCGGCACCCGGCTGGCCGCGCTGGCGATCAGTCCGCTCGATGACTGGGCGCCGGCACCGACGCCCGAGGAACGGTACGAGCGGATGTCGGAGCAATTCGGCATCATCGCGCGTACCGAGCTGAGCTGCGGGATGCACGTGCACGTCTCCGTCGACTCCCCGGACGAAGGCGTCGCCGTGGTCGATCGCCTCCAGCCCTGGCTGGCGGTGCTCGCGGCACTCAGCGCGAATTCGCCGTACCTGCACGGTGAGGACACCGGATACGCGAGCTACCGCCGGATCCTGTGGGGCCAGTGGCCGACGGCCGGACCGACCGAGCCGTTCGGCGACGTGGCCGGCTACGAGCGCGCACGGGCGGCCATGGTCGTCAGCGGCGCGGCGATCGACGACGGAATGATCTACTTCGACGCCCGGCTGTCGACCCGCTATCCCACCGTCGAGGTCCGGGTCGCCGACGTCTGCCCGGATGCGGCGGACGCCGTCACGATCGCGGCGCTCACCCGCGGGCTGGTATCGACGGTGGCGGCGGATTGGGCGAACGGTCGCGACGCGGTCGGGGTGCGCCACGAACTGCTCCGCGCCGCCTCGTGGCGCGCCGCGCGATACGGGATCGACGGTGACCTTCTCGACGTCGTCAGCACCCGGCTGGTTCCCGCATTTGACCTGATCGCCGACCTGGTCGACCTGCTCACCCCTGCTCTCGAGGACACCGGCGACGCCGAACGGGTGCGGCGCGGCCTCGACCTGATCCGCCGCCGGGGCACCGGCGCGCGGTTGCAGCGCGACCTCGTGGCCGCCGGCGGATCGTTCGACGATGTGGTCGACGCCGTCGTCGCGCGGACCCGCAACTAG
- a CDS encoding metallophosphoesterase family protein, giving the protein MSAVRIAVLADTHAPRRWKSCPAAVATQLRTADVILHAGDVCTPAVLDELAGYAPVRVVRGNNDGSDVAAWGAPESLEFHVDGLRVAMLHDSGPAKGRIARMRRRFPAADLVIFGHSHIPLNETADGLRIFNPGSPTDRRRQPHGTLGLITITDGKLTGARIVPVT; this is encoded by the coding sequence GTGAGCGCCGTACGGATCGCCGTCCTCGCGGACACCCACGCGCCACGGCGATGGAAGTCCTGTCCGGCTGCAGTGGCAACGCAGCTGCGCACGGCTGACGTGATCCTGCATGCCGGCGACGTGTGTACGCCCGCCGTACTCGACGAACTCGCCGGCTACGCACCGGTGCGGGTGGTGCGGGGCAACAACGACGGGTCCGACGTGGCTGCGTGGGGAGCGCCCGAGAGCCTCGAGTTCCACGTCGACGGGCTTCGGGTGGCGATGCTCCACGACAGCGGCCCGGCCAAGGGCCGCATCGCGCGGATGCGACGCCGCTTCCCGGCGGCCGACCTCGTGATCTTCGGTCATTCGCACATCCCACTCAACGAAACCGCCGACGGGTTGCGGATCTTCAACCCCGGCTCGCCGACCGATCGCCGGCGCCAGCCGCACGGCACTCTGGGGCTGATCACCATCACGGACGGGAAGCTGACGGGCGCCCGCATCGTCCCGGTCACCTGA